The Acanthochromis polyacanthus isolate Apoly-LR-REF ecotype Palm Island chromosome 5, KAUST_Apoly_ChrSc, whole genome shotgun sequence genome includes a window with the following:
- the ccdc3b gene encoding coiled-coil domain-containing protein 3: MWIILAFILAAAGPDGSFGCQLPHDWRPQTEACRAELAEIIVFAKVLALHKESYSVYNYLPWQHDSDLLYSAEIELLCDQAWGSMLEVPAGSRFNVSGLGYFPCFSYSVTKDNNYYFFLRMDENYNIIPHGVNFQDPIFPDTTDNHRMFASLFQFSNCTPGTQVHSFTPEWEAQEDSRLLCSTVQKALFEEEERVRTLSQKVRTLEKANGHLREKVKTMKRLLRQAQRETTKEQQTLNLKQLYESKTPQSHPDQDTTQDRKTQPLKKVLSKKLKK; this comes from the exons ATGTGGATTATTCTGGCGTTTATTCTGGCTGCTGCGGGTCCTGATGGGAGCTTTGGCTGTCAGCTGCCCCACGACTGGAGACCGCAGACTGAAGCGTGCCGGGCCGAGCTGGCGGAGATCATCGTCTTTGCCAAGGTGCTGGCGCTGCACAAGGAGTCGTACAGCGTCTATAACTACCTGCCGTGGCAGCACGACTCTGACCTTCTCTACTCGGCCGAGATCGAGCTGCTGTGCGACCAGGCGTGGGGCAGCATGCTGGAGGTCCCCGCCGGCTCCAGGTTCAATGTGAGCGGCCTGGGCTACTTCCCCTGCTTCTCCTACAGCGTCACCAAAGACAACAACTACTACTTCTTCCTCAG GATGGATGAGAACTACAATATCATCCCCCATGGAGTGAACTTTCAGGACCCCATCTTTCCAGACACAACTGACAACCACCGCATGTTTGCAAGCCTCTTCCAGTTTTCCAACTGCACACCAGGAACCCAAGTCCATAGCTTTACCCCAGAGTGGGAGGCTCAGGAGGACAGCCGG CTGTTGTGTTCCACGGTGCAGAAAGCTCTGTttgaggaggaagagagggtgAGGACTCTCTCCCAGAAAGTTCGTACCTTGGAGAAAGCCAATGGCCATCTGAGGGAAAAGGTGAAGACCATGAAACGTCTGCTACGTCAGGCCCAACGAGAAACAACAAAGGAGCAACAGACCCTCAACCTCAAGCAGCTCTACGAGTCAAAGACGCCCCAAAGTCACCCTGATCAGGACACAACCCAGGACCGGAAGACCCAGCCACTTAAAAAGGTCCTCTctaaaaagcttaaaaaatag